CCACCCTCGCGCACGAGCGGCAGGAGGAGGAGGCCGCGGCTGCGGCAGCCGCCGCCGAGACGAGCACGCCGGACGCCCCCGCCGAGTCGGCTCAGGAGCCCGTGCAGATCCTCGACATCCCGCTCGAGGGCCAGTCGCGTCCGAAGCGCCGGATGCCCGACGCGGACGCCGAGTCGCTGCTCGGCTCGGTGCTCGACTCGCTGCCCGCGCCCAAGCAGCCCGGCGAGGGCCGCACGAAGTCGCGCCGGGTCACGACCGCGGCGCTCCAGGGCAACGCTGCGCAGCCGATCGTCACCCGCCGCGACGCGGGGGAGTGACGAGCGACCTCAGCCGCCGTGGCGGCGGGTGCGGGCGGTGATCCGCAACCCGCTGTCGCGGAGGCGGACGACGAGGTCGCGGTTGCTGACCGGTTCGGCACCCGCGGCGACGAGCTGGTCGTAGCGCTCCGCCGGAACGTCGTAGTGGTCCAGGTCGAAGGCGCGTTCGGGGATTCCCGCGGCGCGGGCGAAGGCGTGGAGCTCGTCGAGCGAGCGGTCGCTGACGAGGTGCGACCAGAGCGTTCCGTGGGCCGGCCACATCGGGCGATCGATCAGCACGGCCATGCGATCGAGTCTACGTGCGACGCGCCGACGGAGGCCGTTTGACCGCCCGCCTCGCGTCACGTAGAATCGTCTGTTGGTGCGTCTCCGCTTATCCCGGGTCCGCCCAAGGTTTTCTGGCAGCTACGACCCTCCTTCCCGCTGGGGTCTTCCGCGCAGTGACATCCTCAACAACACGATGGAGCCGATGAGGCTCCCTGGAGATTGGTACGAGTAGTGGTTTACGCAGTAGTGCGCGCCGGCGGCCGGCAGGAGAAGGTCGAGGTCGGCACCATCGTGACGATGGACCGCGTGACGGCAGACGAGAACGGCAACGTCGAGTTGCCCGCAGTCCTGCTGGTCGACGGCAAGACGATCACCTCCGACGCCGAGAAGCTCGCGAAGGTGAAGGTCACGGCAGAGGTCCTCGGCGACCTCCGCGGCCCCAAGATCGTCATTCAGAAGTTCAAGAACAAGACCGGCTACAAGAAGCGCCAGGGCCACCGTCAGGAGCTCACGCGCGTCAAGGTCACCGGCATCAAGTAGAGCCAAGAGGAGACAGCGATGGCACACAAGAAGGGTGCGAGTTCCACTCGCAACGGTCGTGACTCGAACGCGCAGCGCCTCGGCGTGAAGCGCTTCGGCGGCGAGGTCGTGGGCGCGGGCGAGATCATCGTCCGCCAGCGCGGCACGCACTTCCACCCCGGCGCCGGCGTCGGCCGCGGCGGGGACGACACGCTGTTCGCCCTCCAGGCGGGCGCGGTGGAGTTCGGCACGAAGGGCGGCCGCAAGGTCGTCAACATCGTGGCGGCAGCCGAGTAGTCGGACAGATCACACGTGAGGGCGGGCTTCGGCTCGCCCTCACGCATTTCCACACGGGGGAGGATCCGGCATGGTCAGCTTCGTCGATGAGGTGACGCTGCACCTGCGCGCAGGTCACGGCGGTAACGGCTGCGTCTCGGTGCGCCGCGAGAAGTTCAAGCCGCTCGCCGGCCCCGACGGTGGCAACGGCGGCAACGGCGGCGACATCGTGCTCGTCGCAGACACCCAGGTCACGACGCTGCTCGGCTACCACCACCGCCCGCACCGTTCGTCGGAGAACGGCTCCCCGGGCATGGGCGACAACCGAGCCGGAGCGACCGGCGAGCCGCTCGAGCTCCCCGTGCCGGTCGGCACCGTCGTGAAGGACGAGCAGGGCGTCGAGCTCGCCGACCTCGATACGCCGGGCATGCGGTTCGTCGCTGCGTCCGGCGGTCTCGGCGGCCTCGGCAACGCCGCGCTGGCCTCGGTCAAGCGCAAGGCCCCGGGCTTCGCGCTGCTCGGCACGCCGGGGTGGGAGGGCGAGGTCGTCCTCGAGCTCAAGACGATCGCCGACGTCGCGTTCGTCGGCTACCCGTCGGCGGGCAAGTCGAGCCTGATCGCAGCGATGTCGGCCGCCCGGCCGAAGATCGCCGACTACCCGTTCACGACGCTGCACCCGAACCTCGGCGTCGTGCAGGCCGGCGACACGCGCTTCACGGTCGCGGACGTGCCCGGCCTCATCGAAGGCGCGAGCGAGGGCAAGGGACTCGGCCTCGAGTTCCTGCGCCACGTCGAGCGCTGCTCGGCCCTGCTGCACGTGCTCGACTGCGCCACGCTCGAGCCGGGGCGTGATCCGATCAGCGACCTCGACGTGATCCTCGGCGAACTGGGCGCCTACCCGGTGCCCGAGGGCCAGACCCCGCTGCTCGAGCGTCCGCAGCTCGTCGCGCTGAACAAGGTCGACGTGCCCGAGGCGAAGGAGCTCGCCGAGTTCGTGCGTCCCGAGCTCGAGGCGCGCGGGTTCCGGGTGTTCGAGATCTCCACCGTGAGCCACGAGGGCCTGCGCGTGCTCGGCTACGCACTCGCCGAACTCGTCGCCGCGGCCCGGGAGGCTGCCGCCGCGGAGCCCGAGCCGGAGCGCATCGTGCTGCGGCCCAAGGCGGTCGACCGCATCGAGTTCGTCGTGAAGCCCGAGGGCGGCACCTACGGCACGATGTACCGCGTGCTCGGGGCGAAGCCCGAGCGCTGGGTCGCCCAGACCGACTTCGCCAACGACGAGGCCGTCGGGTACCTGGCCGACCGCCTCGCCAAGCTCGGCGTCGAGGACGAGCTCGTACGTGCGGGAGCGGTCGCCGGATCCACGGTCGTCATCGGCCCGGGCGCCGGCGTCGTCTTCGACTGGGAGCCGACGCTGACCTCGGCCGCCGAGGTGATGGTCGCACCGCGCGGCGCCGACCCGCGGCTCGACGAGAGCCGACGCGCGACCCGAGCCGAGCGCAAGAGCGACTACCACGAGCGCATGGACGCGAAGGCCGAGGCCCGCGCCGAGCTCGAGCGCGAGCGCGAGTCCGGCATGTGGGACGAGGACGAGGCCGAATGACGCCCCTGCAACGGAGCGACATCGGCGTCGCGCGCCGTGTCGTGGTCAAGGTCGGCTCGTCGTCGATCAGCGGCGACCAGGCGGGCCAGATCGCACCGCTCGTCGACGCCCTCGCGGCAGCACACGAGCGCGGCGTCGAGATCGTGCTGGTCTCCTCGGGCGCGATCGCCACGGGCATGCCGTACCTGCGCCTCGACGAGCGGCCGACCGATCTCGCGACACAGCAGGCGGCGGCATCCGTCGGCCAGAACCTGCTCGTCGTGCGCTACCAGGATGCGCTCGACCGCTTCGGCATCATCGCCGGCCAGGTGCTGCTCACCGCCGGCGACCTCGAGCACCCGACGCCGCGCAGCAACGCACAGCGCGCCATGGAGCGCCTGCTCGGCCTGCGCATCCTGCCGATCGTCAACGAGAACGACACCGTCGCGACCCACGAGATCCGATTCGGCGACAACGACCGCCTCGCCGCGCTCGTCGCCGAGCTGATCGGCGCCGACCTGCTCGTGCTGCTCTCCGACGTCGACGCGCTCTACACGATGCCGCCGCACCTGCCCGGTGCACGTCGTATCGACGAGGTGCCGTTCGGCGACGCGCTCGACGGGGTGCAGATCGGCTCGTCCGGCCGGTCGGGTGTCGGCACCGGGGGAGCGGAGACGAAGGTCAGCGCCGCGCGCATCGCCGCCGAGGCGGGCACCGCGGTGCTGATCACCGCGACGGCGCTCGTGGGCGAAGCGCTGACCGACGCCTCGGTCGGCACATGGTTCGCGCCCGGCCCCGCCCCGGAGGGCTCGCGGCTCGCATAGGCTGGCGGCATGCAGTCCACGGCCACCATCGATCCCGTTCTCGCGTCGCGATTCGACGAGGCGCGCGCCGCGTCCCGGGTGCTGGGCACCCGCCCGACGGCGGTGAAGGATGCTGCGCTCGGCGCGATCGCCGACGCCCTGCTGGCGCACGAGCCCGCCATCCTCGCCGCGAACGAGCAGGACATCGCCGCGGGCCGCGCGAACGGCCTCGGGGACGGCCTGCTCGACCGCCTCACGCTGACCTCGCAGCGCGTCGCCGCACTGGCCGACGCCGTCCGCGACGTCGTCCGGCTGGAGGACCCGGTCGGCGAGTCCGTCCGCGGGCGGCGCCTGCCCAACGGCATCCGCATCGAGCAGGTGCGGGTGCCGCTCGGCGTCGTCGGGGCGATCTACGAGGCGCGACCGAACGTCACCGTCGACATCGCGGCGCTCGCGATCAAGAGCGGCAACGCCGTGGTGCTGCGCGGCGGTTCGGCCGCCGAGCACACGAACCACGTGCTCGTCGGCGTGCTGCGCGAGGGGCTCGGCGCGGCGGGCCTGCCGGAGGGCGCGGTGCAGATCGTCGACGACTTCGGCCGCGACGGCGCGCGCGCCATGATGCACGCGCGCGGCCGCATCGACGTGCTGATCCCGCGCGGCAGCGCCGGACTCATCGAGACCGTCGTCTCCGAGTCCACCGTACCGGTGATCGAGACCGGTGCGGGCGTGGTGCACATGTTCCTCGACGAGAGCGCGCCGCTCGAGCGCGCGGTCGAGCTCGTGCACAACGCGAAGGTGCAGCGCCCGAGCGTGTGCAACGCCCTCGAGACCGTGCTCGTGCACCGGAGCGCCGCCGATCGGCTGCTGCCCGCGGTGCTCGACCGCCTGCTCGCCGCCGGCGTCACCGTGCGCGGCGACGAGGCCGTGCAGGCGGTGCGCCCGGAGGTGCTCCCCGCGACCGACGACGACTACGCGACCGAGCACATGGCACTCGAGATCTCGGCGCGCGTCGTCGACGACCTCGACCAGGCGCTCGAGCACATCGACCGATTCTCGACCCGGCACACCGAGGCGATCGTGACCGAGGACCTCGCTTCGGCGGAGCGGTTCCTCGCCGAGGTCGACGCCGCCGCGGTCATGGTGAACACCTCGACCCGGTTCACCGACGGCGGCGAGTTCGGCTTCGGCGCGGAGGTCGGCATCTCGACGCAGAAGCTGCACGCCCGCGGCCCGATGGGCCTGCCCGAGCTGACGAGCACCAAGTGGCTCGTGCGCGGTGACGGGCAGGTGCGCGGCTGACGCCGGCGGCCTCGCTAGACTGGTGGGACGCGCGATCCCGACGCGCAAGATGGAGGAACGCTGATGCAGGTCTTGACCACGGTGCTCGCTGAGACGGAGTTCGCCCGCGAGCTCCCGATGGACCCGATCTGGTACGGCGTGATCGCCCTGGTGGTCTTCGCCGCGCTGGGCTTCGTCACCTGGTCGTACCGCGACGTCGCGAACCGTCACCGCGAGAAGGCCGAGGCGTACGCCGCACGCGTCGCGGCCGGCGAGGAACCGGACCACCAGCACTAGCATCGGCGCCAGCGTGGCCGACGAGGCGAGGCGCCCGCGCATCGGGGTGATGGGCGGGACGTTCGACCCGGTCCACCACGGCCACCTCGTCGCCGCGAGCGAGGTGGCGCACTCGTATGACCTCGACGAGGTCGTCTTCGTGCCGACCGGCCGCCCGTCGCACAAGGGCGCGGTGACCGAGGCCGAGCACCGCTACCTCATGACGGTCATCGCGACCGCCTCGAATCCGCGCTTCACCGTGAGCCGCGTCGACGTCGACCGCGCGGGCCCCACGTACACGACCGACACGCTGCGCGACATCCGCGACCAGCGGCCCGACGCGGAGCTCTTCTTCATCACCGGCGCGGACGCCGTCGCGCAGATCCTCTCCTGGAAGGACGTGGGCGCCCTCTGGGAGCAGGCGCACTTCGTTGCTGTGAGTCGTCCGGGACATGTGCTCTCCGTTTCGGGTTTGCCCGAGGCGGACGTAAGCTTGCTGGAGGTTCCGGCACTTGCGATCTCGTCCACCGACTGCCGGAACAGGGTGCGCCGGGGTGACCCGGTGTGGTACTTGGTGCCCGACGGGGTCGTCCAGTACATCTCCAAGCACCGTCTGTATCGGAGTCTCGAATGACGTCGTGGCAGGATCCGCCACTGACGCGCCGCGAAGCTCGTGAGCGCGAGCGCCTGCTGGCACAGCAGGCCGCGTCGTCGACCCCGGATGCCCCTGCCGCAGCGCCCGCCCCGGCGCCGCAGCCGCCCGCTCCCGCGCCGCAGCCGCCCGCGCCTGCACCCCAGCCGACGCAGTCGCCGGCTGCCTGGCAGTCGCCGCCCGCGCAGGCCCCCCAGCCGCAGCCCGCCCCTCAGGCGGCGCCCCCGTCGATGCAGCCTCCGCAGTCGTGGCAGTCGCCACCCGCGGCACCGCCGCAGTACTCACCGCCGCCGGCCGCCGCTCCTGCAGCGCCCCCGGCCCCGCCGGTCCGCCCGACGCCCGAGCCCGCGCCACAGCCTCCCCGCGAGTCCGCTCCCGAGCGCACGCTGACCCGTCGTGAGCTGCGCGCGCTGCTCGAGAGCCAGGGCCAGAGTACGCAGGACGAGCTCGACGCGCCCTCGCTGCCGCCGGCCCCGCCCGCGCGGCAGGCACCGGCACCAGAGCGCTCGGCATCGCCGGTCGCGATGACCTCGCACCGCGGCGTCGACCCGGCGCCCGCTCCGTCGTTCGAGTCCGCTGCCCCGGAGACTCCGGCGCCGGCACCGGCGTCGTCCACGCCGACGGGCCACTGGAGCCTGCAGATGGCCGAGGACGAGCCGGAGTCGCCCACACCCTTCGACCAGCTGCTCGCGCGCGGCGGTGCCGGCAGCGGCGGCAGCACGACCACGAACGCGCTGATCCTGCCGAGCCTGCCGAACCCGGGCGCCATGATGCACCCGGCGACCGGCGAGGTCATGGTGACCGGCTCGATCGACCTCCCGCGCAGCTACGGGTCGACCGGCGCCCACCCGAGCCACATCGACTCGCCCGACCTCGACAGCATGTTCGACCAGATGGAGGACACCGGCGGCGGTGTCGCTCCGATCTCGGCCGCCCGCGCGATCAGCACGCAGACCTCGCAGCGCGGCGTCATCTCCCCTCCGAAGAAGGAGGGCATGAACGTGCCGCTCGTGCTCGCCGTGACCGCCGGCGTGCTCGCACTCGGCGTCGTCGGCACGCTCGTGGCCGGCTACGCACTGAACCTGTTCTGAGAGGGGCATCCCGCACGATGACCGCAACCGACGACGCCCGCAACCTGCTGGGCATCGCCGCGGCCGCCGCAGACGAGAAGGGCGGCAGCGACCTGGTCGCCCTCGACGTCACGGAGCCGCTGCCGCTGACCGATGTCTTCCTGCTCGTCTCCGGGCGCTCCGAGCGCAATGTCGTCGCGATCGCCGACGGCGTCGAGGACGCCCTGCGCGACCACGGCGTGCACGCGGTGCGCCGCGAGGGCCGCGCCGAGGGCCGCTGGGTGCTGCTCGACTTCGGCGACCTCGTGGTGCACGTCTTCCACGAGGAGGAGCGCATGTACTACGGCCTCGAGCGCCTCTGGCGCGACTGCCCGGTGATCGACGTCGCCTCGCTGCTGCCGAACGGCGCCTGAGCGGGCTCGATTTCTCAGCACTCGGGGTGATGTTGTAAGCTTGTCGAGTTGCCTCCGATGAGGCAGAACGGGTCTGTGGCGCAGCTGGTAGCGCACCTGCATGGCATGCAGGGGGTCAGGGGTTCGAGTCCCCTCAGATCCACCCACATCGCAGAGAACGCCCCGCCGGAACGGCGGGGCGTTTCGCATTCCCCGCGCGGAACGCGTCCTGACGCATTCGCGCGCGGCGCCTTGACCCCCGGACGGGGGAGCCCCAGACTTGTCGAGTACGTCCGCCGCGACGAACGAGGGGATCAGGACATGTCAGCAGAGTTTTCCCGTCCGACCATTGCCGGCCGCACCGCGCCGGCCTCCGAGGTGCGGGAGGACGATGCGGCGCCCTCCGTCGACGAGTACGACGAGCAGGACGAGGTCACGACGACCCCGAAGCGCAGCATGCCCGAGTGGCCGACGAACCTGCGGTTCATGGTCATCGTGCTCGCCGGCGTGGTGGCGCTGTTCCTCGCGTTCGCGCTGCTCATCGCGTTCAATGTCAGCGGCGAGGCGATCAGCGCGCTCGCGGTGATCTCGGTGCCGATCGCGACGATGGTGGCGGCGTACTACGCCGTGTCGCTGTCGATGCAGCAGGTGGATGCCGCGCGCGAGGCCGCGGCCGTCGCGGAGGAGCGCGCACGCGCCGCCGAGGCGACCGCGCGCGAGTCCGACGCGTGGTCGGCGCAGATGGAGTCCGGCCTGCGGGTGGCGGTTGCGAAGCTGCGCGGCGCGGGCGCCAGCACCAAGGACGTCGAGCGGGCCGCCGGCACGCCGGACGAGTTCTTCTAGGCCGGGCGCCGGCCCAGGGGCATCCGCCCCCTACTGCCAGATGTCGAGCGACTGCGCGGGCGGCCGCCCGTCGGTCTCGTAGAGCACGAGGTGCGACCGGGTCGACACGACCCCGGGCATGTCGTGGATGTCGCGCAGGATCGCCTGGCTGAGCTGCTCGTGGTCGGGCGCGCTCACGGTCAGCATGATGTCGATGTCGCCCGAGACGGCCTGCACCTTCTCGACGAAGGGCAGTTTCGCGAGCTCCTCGGCGATGCGCTCCCACGGGGCGTCCTGGATGCGCACGACGACCAGCGCGGTGACGTTCAGCCCGATCGCCTTGCGGTCGACCTGCGCGCCGAACCCGGTGATGACGCCGCGCCGCACGAGCGACTGCACGCGGTTGTGGGCCGAGGTGCGGGAGATGTGCACGCGCTCCGCGAGGGTGCGCACCGACAGGCGGCCGTCCCGGCTCAACTCCGCGACGATGCGCCGGTCGATTGCATCGATCGGTGTGCGGTCCGAGCCGTTCGACTGCTGCGCCATCGCCCCCTCCCGAGACGGCATGCTCACAGCGTAGCGTCGCGCGGCCGGGAGCGATCGGTTGGCGAGCGCCTCGCGTTCGGAATCGGCGGCTAGACTCGGCGGCCATGAGCCCGCTCCGCACCGTCGCGCCGGCGATCCTCGCGATCGCCCTGCTGAGCGGATGCTCCGCGGCCCAGTCCACGCCCGAGGCGTCGTCCACGCCGACGCCCGAGCCGCGTCCGGTGCCCGCGACGGCGGGCACGCCCGAGCCGTTCGACCCGGTCGCCGTGTACGTGCAGGCCGCGATGGCGGGAATGTCCGTCGAGGAGAAGGCGGCGTCGCTGCTGATGCTGCATCGGCCGGGCCTGGACCCGGCGCCGATCCGCGCCGACATCGAGGGCTACGGTCTGGCCGGCGTGATCCTCATGGGCGACAACGTGCCCGGCGACCCCGCCTCGCTCCGCGCCCTGACCGACGCGCTGGTGGTCGACCCCGACCTGCCGCCGCTCGTCGCGATCGACCAGGAGGGCGGCATCGTGCGGCGACTGCCGTGGGACGCCGCCGCGGGCCCCGACACGCTGAAGTCGCAGCCGGTCGAGGCCACGACCCAGGCGTTCGATGCGCGCGCCGCGCTGCTCTCCGACGTGGGCGCGAGCGTGAACTTCGGCATCGTCGCCGACGTGACCGCCGATCCCGGCTCGTTCATCTACTCGCGCGTGCTCGGCATCGACCCCGCGTCGGCCGCCGACCGCGTCGCCGCCGCCGTGGGCTCCGAGCAGGGCGAGGTCTTCAGCACGCTGAAGCACTTCCCGGGGCACGGGGCTGCCCCGGGCGACTCCCACACCTCCATCCCGCAGACCGACCTCGCGTACGCCGACTGGGAGGCGCGCGACGCCGTGCCGTTCCAGGCCGGCATCGACGCGGGCGCGGAGCTCGTGATGTTCGGCCATCTGCGTTTCACGGCCGTGGACGACGCGCCCGCGACCGTGTCGGCGGCGTGGATGGACGTGCTGCGCGACGACCTCGGCTTCGACGGCGTCGCGATCACCGACGACATGCTCATGCTCCAGCGCTCCGGCGTCCCCGAGTTCGCCGACCCGGTCGAGAACGCGGTGCGCGCCCTCGTCGCCGGGCAGGACCTGCTGCTCTACGTGCTGCCGGCCGACCCGTCCTCCGTCGGAGTCGACGTCGACGCGCTGATCGGCGGCATCGCGTCGGCCGTCGAGTCGGGACGCATCGACCAGGACTCGCTGGACGAGTCGGTGGCGCGGGTGCTGACCCTCAGGCGATCACTCGCCGTCGGCTGACCCGTCGGGCGCGAGCTCGGCGTCGATGCCGGTGAAGCGCCCCCAGAGGCGAGCGGATGCCTCGAGCCCGGCGCGCTCCCGCCCCGAGAGCGCCCGGAAGGCGTCGAGTTCCACGACCGCGCGGCCGCGCGTGCGTCGCGCCCGCCACGTGCCCGCGACCCGCCCCGACGCGACGATCACCGGGCGGAACACCCCGTTGCCGCCGGGCACGATGCGCGTGAAGGTGTCGGGCGCGGCGATCGCGTCGCGCTCGGCGTAGCCGAGGTAGTACTCGTCGAACGCGGGCAGCAGCAGTGTCGGCAGGCCTGCGGGCGCGGTCGGTGGCGTCTCCGCGAGGTCGAGGCGATCCTCGGCCAGGTGCTCGACCGTGTCGCCCGCGGCGGCGATGCCACGGCGCACCATGCCGACGGGCAGCCCCGCCCACCAGGCCAGGTCGCGCTCGGTCGCCGGCGCATGACCGCGCAGGTACCTGCGCACGAGCTCCGCGAGCGCCTCGTCGCCGTCGAGCTCGCGCTGTGCCGGCGCCCACTCGTCGAGCAGCACGAAGCCCTGCGCGCGCCCGTCGACCGGCCCCTGCACCAGCAGCCCGTCGATCGCGAGGAGCGAGATGAGGTGGTAGCCGCGCTGGCCCGTCGTGTCGATGCCGGCGCGGTTCCATGCGGCGAGGAGGCCGGCCCGATCGAGCGAGCGGCCGCCGGAGAGCGCCGCTACGCTCGCGTCCGCAGCGAGCGCGGTGTCCCGCGCAGTGAGGCCGAGCTGCTCGCGCCGTCGCGCGGAGGCACGCCGCATCCGCTCGGCGGTGAGCCCCAGCAGCCAGCGCACGTCCTCGGCGCAGACCAGGTGCAGCGTGCCGCGCATGGTCCAGGTGCGCACCACCGAGCCGTCGTCGAGCGCGCGGTCGACGTCGGCCTCGAGGCATCCGCCCGCCCTCGCCCCGAGTGCCCACTTCGCCGCGGGCAGGTCCTGCGACTGCAAGCAGCACAGCCGTTCGACGACCTCGCGCGGCGAGCCGAGCGGTTCGGCGAGCGCCTGCGCGCTCGCGCGCGCAGCCACGAGGGCGCGGTCGCCATGGGCTGCAGCCATGCCCCGATTCTCGCGCGAACCACCGACGCGGGCGGCGAGCGCCCCGCGACCGCGTAGACTGGGCCGCTGCGCCGTCGCTGCTCGCAATCCACCTCCCACCTGCACCGAAGGGTTCCACCGTGCTCGCCGTCCACGACCTCGAGATTCGCGTCGGAGCGCGCGTGCTCATGGAGCACGTGAACTTCCGCGTGGCCGACGGCGACAAGATCGGCCTCGTCGGGCGCAACGGCGCCGGCAAGACGACGCTGACCAAGGTGCTCGCGGGGGAGACCCTTCCGACCGACGGACGCGTCGACCGCTCCGGCGAGATCGGCTACCTGCCCCAGGACCCGCGCTCGGGCGACCCCGAGCAGCTCGCGCGCACCCGCATCCTCGACGCGCGCGGGCTCGGCTCGCTCGTGATCGACCTCCACCGGGCGTCCGAGGCCATGGGCAGCGACGACCAGGCCGTCGCCGAGAAGGCCATGCGCCGGTACGCCAACCTCACCGACCGGTTCACCGCGCTCGGCGGCTACGCGGCTGAGGCCGAGGCGGCGTCCATCGCGTCGAACCTCAACCTGCCCGACCGCATCCTCGACCAGCCGCTGAAGACGCTCTCGGGCGGCCAGCGCCGCCGCATCGAGCTCGCGCGCATCCTGTTCTCCGATGCCGAGACGATGATCCTCGACGAGCCGACCAACCACCTCGACGCCGACTCGGTGATCTGGCTGCGCGAGTTCCTGAAGTCGTACCGCGGCGGCGTGATCGTGATCAGCCACGACGTCGAGCTCGTCGGGGAGACGGTCAACCGCGTCTTCTACCTCGACGCCAACCGCTCGGTCATCGACATCTACAACATGGGCTGGAAGCACTACCAGCGCCAGCGCGTGGCCGACGAGGAGCGCCGCAAGAAGGAGCGCGTCAACGCCGAGAAGAAGGCAGACGCCCTGCGACAGCAGGCCGCGAAGTTCGGCGCGAAGGCCACGAAGGCCGCCGCCGCCCACCAGATGGTCGCGCGCGCCGAGAAGCTGCTCTCGGGGCTGGAGGAGGTGCGCCAGGCCGATCGCGTCGCCAAGCTGCGCTTTCCGACCCCGGCCGCGTGCGGGCGCACGCCGCTGGCCGCGAGCGACCTGTCGAAGAGCTACGGCTCGCTCGAGATCTTCACGGCCGTCGACCTCGCGATCGACCGCGGCTCGAAGGTCGTCGTGATCGGCCTGAACGGCGCGGGCAAGACGACGCTGCTGCGCATCCTCGGTGGCGTGGATCAGCCCGACACGGGCGGCATCGACCCCGGCCACGGCCTGCGCATCGGCTACTACGCGCAGGAGCACGAGACGATCGACGTCGCGCGAACCGTGCTGCAGAACATGGTGTCGTCATCGCCGAACCTCACCGAGACCGAGGCGCGCAAGGTGCTCGGCTCGTTCCTGTTCACCGGAGACGACGTGCACAAGCCCGCCGGCGTGCTCTCGGGCGGGGAGAAGACCCGCCTCGCGCTGGCGATGATCGTCGTGTCGGGGGCGAACGTGCTG
This portion of the Agromyces rhizosphaerae genome encodes:
- a CDS encoding DUF4031 domain-containing protein translates to MAVLIDRPMWPAHGTLWSHLVSDRSLDELHAFARAAGIPERAFDLDHYDVPAERYDQLVAAGAEPVSNRDLVVRLRDSGLRITARTRRHGG
- the rplU gene encoding 50S ribosomal protein L21; amino-acid sequence: MVYAVVRAGGRQEKVEVGTIVTMDRVTADENGNVELPAVLLVDGKTITSDAEKLAKVKVTAEVLGDLRGPKIVIQKFKNKTGYKKRQGHRQELTRVKVTGIK
- the rpmA gene encoding 50S ribosomal protein L27 — protein: MAHKKGASSTRNGRDSNAQRLGVKRFGGEVVGAGEIIVRQRGTHFHPGAGVGRGGDDTLFALQAGAVEFGTKGGRKVVNIVAAAE
- the obgE gene encoding GTPase ObgE; protein product: MVSFVDEVTLHLRAGHGGNGCVSVRREKFKPLAGPDGGNGGNGGDIVLVADTQVTTLLGYHHRPHRSSENGSPGMGDNRAGATGEPLELPVPVGTVVKDEQGVELADLDTPGMRFVAASGGLGGLGNAALASVKRKAPGFALLGTPGWEGEVVLELKTIADVAFVGYPSAGKSSLIAAMSAARPKIADYPFTTLHPNLGVVQAGDTRFTVADVPGLIEGASEGKGLGLEFLRHVERCSALLHVLDCATLEPGRDPISDLDVILGELGAYPVPEGQTPLLERPQLVALNKVDVPEAKELAEFVRPELEARGFRVFEISTVSHEGLRVLGYALAELVAAAREAAAAEPEPERIVLRPKAVDRIEFVVKPEGGTYGTMYRVLGAKPERWVAQTDFANDEAVGYLADRLAKLGVEDELVRAGAVAGSTVVIGPGAGVVFDWEPTLTSAAEVMVAPRGADPRLDESRRATRAERKSDYHERMDAKAEARAELERERESGMWDEDEAE
- the proB gene encoding glutamate 5-kinase: MTPLQRSDIGVARRVVVKVGSSSISGDQAGQIAPLVDALAAAHERGVEIVLVSSGAIATGMPYLRLDERPTDLATQQAAASVGQNLLVVRYQDALDRFGIIAGQVLLTAGDLEHPTPRSNAQRAMERLLGLRILPIVNENDTVATHEIRFGDNDRLAALVAELIGADLLVLLSDVDALYTMPPHLPGARRIDEVPFGDALDGVQIGSSGRSGVGTGGAETKVSAARIAAEAGTAVLITATALVGEALTDASVGTWFAPGPAPEGSRLA
- a CDS encoding glutamate-5-semialdehyde dehydrogenase, giving the protein MQSTATIDPVLASRFDEARAASRVLGTRPTAVKDAALGAIADALLAHEPAILAANEQDIAAGRANGLGDGLLDRLTLTSQRVAALADAVRDVVRLEDPVGESVRGRRLPNGIRIEQVRVPLGVVGAIYEARPNVTVDIAALAIKSGNAVVLRGGSAAEHTNHVLVGVLREGLGAAGLPEGAVQIVDDFGRDGARAMMHARGRIDVLIPRGSAGLIETVVSESTVPVIETGAGVVHMFLDESAPLERAVELVHNAKVQRPSVCNALETVLVHRSAADRLLPAVLDRLLAAGVTVRGDEAVQAVRPEVLPATDDDYATEHMALEISARVVDDLDQALEHIDRFSTRHTEAIVTEDLASAERFLAEVDAAAVMVNTSTRFTDGGEFGFGAEVGISTQKLHARGPMGLPELTSTKWLVRGDGQVRG
- the nadD gene encoding nicotinate-nucleotide adenylyltransferase encodes the protein MADEARRPRIGVMGGTFDPVHHGHLVAASEVAHSYDLDEVVFVPTGRPSHKGAVTEAEHRYLMTVIATASNPRFTVSRVDVDRAGPTYTTDTLRDIRDQRPDAELFFITGADAVAQILSWKDVGALWEQAHFVAVSRPGHVLSVSGLPEADVSLLEVPALAISSTDCRNRVRRGDPVWYLVPDGVVQYISKHRLYRSLE
- the rsfS gene encoding ribosome silencing factor, which produces MTATDDARNLLGIAAAAADEKGGSDLVALDVTEPLPLTDVFLLVSGRSERNVVAIADGVEDALRDHGVHAVRREGRAEGRWVLLDFGDLVVHVFHEEERMYYGLERLWRDCPVIDVASLLPNGA
- a CDS encoding Lrp/AsnC family transcriptional regulator — its product is MPSREGAMAQQSNGSDRTPIDAIDRRIVAELSRDGRLSVRTLAERVHISRTSAHNRVQSLVRRGVITGFGAQVDRKAIGLNVTALVVVRIQDAPWERIAEELAKLPFVEKVQAVSGDIDIMLTVSAPDHEQLSQAILRDIHDMPGVVSTRSHLVLYETDGRPPAQSLDIWQ
- a CDS encoding glycoside hydrolase family 3 N-terminal domain-containing protein, with amino-acid sequence MSPLRTVAPAILAIALLSGCSAAQSTPEASSTPTPEPRPVPATAGTPEPFDPVAVYVQAAMAGMSVEEKAASLLMLHRPGLDPAPIRADIEGYGLAGVILMGDNVPGDPASLRALTDALVVDPDLPPLVAIDQEGGIVRRLPWDAAAGPDTLKSQPVEATTQAFDARAALLSDVGASVNFGIVADVTADPGSFIYSRVLGIDPASAADRVAAAVGSEQGEVFSTLKHFPGHGAAPGDSHTSIPQTDLAYADWEARDAVPFQAGIDAGAELVMFGHLRFTAVDDAPATVSAAWMDVLRDDLGFDGVAITDDMLMLQRSGVPEFADPVENAVRALVAGQDLLLYVLPADPSSVGVDVDALIGGIASAVESGRIDQDSLDESVARVLTLRRSLAVG